ATCATTTCTTCCTCCAGAGGTCGCAGCACCACCAGGCTGCCTATTCCTGAAGGAAAGCCTGCTCTGGACTGCTGCGTCCTGGAGATCATGACGGCAGTCATCTGCATGAAACAGTCCAGCAGCACTGGATGGATACAGTAGCTGTACATCTCCCCGAGGGTCTCCTTGTTCACCCTGATGCTTGTTATAGCTTCCTTTAGTTCCTGGCAATAATGCACATCCCTGAGTTGCCTGAATATGGAACCATACTGAAAGCCAACCTGAGACAGTGCTTCATAGATCTCCTCTGTGCTAATCACTGATGTGCATCTGTGATAGACCTCTTGAAATGAGATGGTGCTTTCTTCCACATCAGCCTCAGGCACCTTTCTCACTTGGCCAGAAGCATAAACTGCATTGGAGGAAGAGAGTATCTCAAAGGTTGTCACTGCTTTTTGTGGACTCAGCTTGATATTCAAGACTTGGGAACTTTGTGTGAGAACACATGGTGCTGAGAAACTGATGCTCAACTGGCAAGCACTCAGAGGCACTTTAGGTCCTGAGCTGTTCATCACGCAGGCCAGAGCAAGCTCCACATAAAAAGCACCAGGAACTAAAGCCACACCATTGTTCTTGTGCTCATATAAATACGATGTTGTTTCCTGGGAGAGCAGGCTGCCAAACTCCGTGTTGTCACTGTTGCTTACATAAATCAAAGGATGACTGGAGCTGACATCACTTGGCTTTGCTTGCTGATGGGTATCCAGAGAGGGCACAGCTCTTTTACGATCAAATTGATACCGTGGAATGGTCACTGGAACACTTTGATATCCTTCATAAAAGTGCTGCCAGTTGGGATTATAGCCCAGCTCAAACAGATTTCCTACCAAGCTAAAGAGTACCTGATACTCTGAATCAGACTGCAAAGAAGAGAACACCTTAGTGACTTTTCCTAGAGTCTCCTTGATATTTCGCTGCAACACACGATGAGGACTTATTTCAACAAACACTACATTTTCCCAGCCTCTAGCTGCAGTTTCTATGGCTTGAGAGAAAGCAACGGGCTCACGGGTATGCTGGGCCCAGAATTTGCCACGAGAGAAGTCATTTGCAGAAGCCGCTGCCCCCGTCAGTGTTGAAATTACTTCAATGTCACCTTTCTGTTCTTCTAAAGGATCTATGCTCCGCTCCAGCTCCCCAAGTATCACATCCATGCTAGGGCTGTGGTAGGCAGCTGGGACatttaaaacatgaagaaagaTGTTTCTGTGGCTGAAGGCTTCTGCTAAATCTTTCTGGACCAAGTCCACATCGTCTGGATTTCCAGACAAGGTGCAGGAAACTGGGCTGTTGAAAGCTGCAATGCACACCCTTCCCAAGTTGGAACGCAGATATTCAGCAATCTCTTGAACGGGGATGTTTCCAACCACCAGCATTCTGCCCGCGGCAGTCTTTGCCTGCAGCCTGCTCCGGTGATAAATCACTTTGACCGCATCTGCCAGGGAAAGGTACCCAGCAAAATGTGCTGCGGCAACTTCCCCCACGGAATGGCCAACTGCTGCAACTGGCTTAATGCCCCAGTACTTCAGAAGAGAAGCTAAGGCAACCTGCAGGGCAAAAAGCATGGGCTGGGAGAGTTCTGGATTCAGCAACTCCTTCGAGCTGCGACCTCTTGCTGGCAGAAGGCTGATGGGAGCGTGTTTCTGAAAGAGCGCTTCTATTTCCTTACACTTGTCCCTGAACACCGGCTCTGAGTTCAGCAGTGCCTCACTGAACTCCTTCAATGTTACGCCGTTGCCACAGAACACAAACACCAGTTGAGGCTCCACCTTTGACATGCCAAAGTCAGTGCTTGCTGCTGACATAACTTCTTGCTGCAAGTGTTGTAGAGAGTTTGCCACAAATGCTTTTCGATACCGGTAGTTGATGTGGCTTCTTCTGCAGGCAGATGTATAGGCCAGGCTTGGGAGACTTATGCAGCTTCTTGTACTCAGATGCTCAGCCATGTCTACCATTGTCATCTGAAGGGACTTAGCTgatgctgcagacagcaggacTAATTCCAGCGGCCTCTTATAGGCAGGAAGAGGCTCTGTCTGCTTAACCTGCCTGACTACAACATGGGCATTGGTTCCTCCAAATCCAAAGCAGTTGATGCCAGCTACTCTTCCATACTCACTGGAATCTTCCCAGGGCTCAACCGCAGTGGGAATGGCAAGGTTCAGCTTCTCTGTATCGATGCTGCTCATCTCCTTTGAGTAATGCAAAGATGGAACAATCTTCCCGTGATGCATCATCAGGAGCACTTTGATCAaacctgctgctccagcagctgacTCAGTGTGGCCAATATTTCCTTTCACCGAACCAATTTTCAGAGCAGGAACTTGGGAAGGTCTGTTTTTACAAATGACATTACCAAGGCTTGCAGCTTCCGTGGGGtctccagcagcagttcctGTCCCGTGGGCTTCAATGTACTGCACAACTGAGGGATCTACGCGACCTTCATAAATGCTGCGCAGTAACTTCTCCTGCTCTACTTGGGATGGCCTTGTGATTGGCGTTATAGACCGACCATTCTGATTGACTGCACTGATGTTTATAACACCCCAGATTTTGCTGTGGTCTTCCATTGCCTGtttcacagaaagagaaaatcatcTTTAAGCATCTCATCCTTTATCtatctgcaagaaaaagaacCCAAAATAGACAGATGGTATCAGTACCCTTAAATCTGAGGTATATTTCCCGGTGCAGGAGAGATGCATAAATGTTTCCTTAATGCTAATAGTGAGCTTGaattagaaaagctttttgctACGGTAATTCTGAGAACTGGAAATACAAAATTCAAGTAAGAAGCCAGGCTTATTTTAGGCTTCTTCACCAACAATCTTACCTTTTTCAGTGGTTTGAGCAAAACAACACCACAGCCTTCTCCCCTTCCATAGCCATCTGCCTTTTTGGAGAAGGGTTTACTCATTCCATCTGGAGAGATCATTTTTGCTTTACTGAGAGACACAAAGGTACTGGGAACTATTATGCTGTTCACACCACCGCAAATAGCTGCCTCACAATCTCCTGGagtaaaatataaacatatttcagttgaggtgttcaaggtcacccatagaaacacattaaCTATAACACGGTTGACTGAAAAGATAGATATTACAGAAAGACTTTACTGATACTCTAATTTAGCCGTGCTATCTTTATTATTAAGATTGAATCTGACATTGTGACTGGATGTTGAAAAGTACCCAATACAGTTATCTAAAATTATAACAGGATATGCTAGAGAAAGTAACAGAATTTCCTGCAGCAAAAGGATTACTGCTTCTGCAGGTACAGTGCATATTTCTGAGGCACTGGAATCCATTCAGGCACCTACTGGTGAACATGAAGGTCTTAATCACATCTcaggaagaatgaaaacatgaaatagtAATATCTCAGCAATTTCATACTACATCATACATGCAAAGTTTCTTTGCCTGCCATCTCCTCAGTTCCATTACCTGATTTAATTGCGCGCAAGGCATAATgcagagcaaaaagaaatgacGAACAAGCAGTGTCAACTGTCAGCGATGGTCCAGTCAGGTTAAACGTGAAGGAGACCCTATTAGCAGCTATGCTCATTGCTGATCCTGTACCAGCATAATGATTTATTTCACTTACTGATTTGCTTCTTATGATTTCAAAGTCTCGATTCATAAGGCCTGTAACAATACAAAGACATGTCACATTGCCCTGAGCAAACAAAAGGGATGTATAGCTCTGAACTTGACACCGTGTTTTGATCTTTCTGTTTCATCATTAACCTACTTAGCAAAGGACTCCTACTGTGAAGCGTTTTCTACTCAAGTCAAAAGACAGTAAACTACATACTTATCCTACTGGCTTAGCTCATTGTATGACACAGTTAAGGTATACATAGCCTGTTTAGGTCCCTGAATCTCAGTTTCAGAGTAGTTGGTTTGGCTTATCTATGACAATAGATACTAACAGATACTAACAGGTTAGAATGAGGGCAGCTGGAACAGAAACTTACGGAGCATTACCTTCAGTTCCTCAGATGCTCTAAGTTAAATATCACACAACCCAGTCACATCAAGTGTTCTTCATGTATCTTTAATTTGCTCACTGTGATCCATTAAGTTAACAGAGAAGTAAAAAGGAACAGGACATGTTTCTGGGGGAGTATTTGAACCCCCTCCCTCAGAACACACATGCTTGCATTATAGTGGATCTCAAGTACAAAGGCATGTGTGGAAAATGCAGTACATGTATATAGAGAGCAAGGAACGATCACCTTGGTGTAGCAAGAGCATATTCCAGACCGTAGAACAACATAAATAGCTTGTCCCTAACCTTTTGTCAGTCTTACTATGCTAGACAACTCTAGAAATAGACGCACACTACACCAACCAAAAACGGGTTAGCTCCTTGGGACAAACAGCAGTTGGACAAGTGCACCACGGTAGCATACTACTAACTACAGGATGATGTCTGGTGCTTTCAAACAATCTTAAGCTCAAAAACACCTTAACCACTGGTATACTGCTAAATACCAAGGTGTCAGACTAGCTTGAGAGTATCAGTCTTGGAAAGGGCTTGGCGAGGTGAAGACTTTAACTGTTTTCTGTCAACACCAGTGCATCTAGGTACTAACCGGGACATCTAAAAGTAGATGTGTTAATTACATTAACTTGAATTAAACGTTAATAATGAACTTCTACAGTGACCTAAGAGTCTGTCTTCATCAAAATTTTCCGGTAGTGTCATAATGCAGTAGCCTTAAGGTCACCTATGCCAGAGATAGACATAAACTTAAAAAGGAGTGTTCAATTTTAATGAGTGTAAAGTGAACATTCTTCACCATGAAATTATGTCTTACCAACAAAAACACCTGTTTTGGTGCCACTGATGGCTTCTACAGGGACTCCTGCATCCTCCAGTGCTTTGTATGTGCATTCTATCAATAACTTCTGTTGTGGATCCATGCTTTCGGCTTCCATACTATTTATTCCAAACAGCTGGTTGTCAAATGTGTTAAAtctaaagcaaacagaacaaaaaagagcagaatATAAAATACTCATTTAAATCTAGACAGATTATTAACCAATATTTATGCACACATAATTCCCCAGTATGATGAAGGACTGACTTGAGTCAAAAGGgtgaatttattattatttttattattattattattatttatattttattatttattattgtttattttatatttttttaaatttattatttttgttgttgttgtttcatgACAGTACAAGTTCAGGGGAAAGCAGGATTGATTATGGTCCAGTTCAGGGTTCTCATAATACTGTTCATAAGAAGTGGACACCTTCACAAGCAAATTGAGCATAAGAAGCCCTTCTTGAACATCTAACAAATGTGGACTTCCTTACTTTGTATTAAAACTgcacagcttcattttaaatagaGCTACTTGCCCCTGCAATCACAAAATTACGACCTGAAGTCCAGCAGATCTGGTCAACCTTCAAACTGAAACTGGGCAAGATTCAACAGGCAGACCGTTATCAGAGTCCATACTCTGCCACTTTCTGCCACAGGCCAGAAGTTGGATTTACAAATCCTTTGGCAGGCTGTAGCCCATCTCAGATCTGAAACACACACTTTTGTATATAATGTATGTGCATATACCCAAAACGTACATGCATTCATTGCATGACAAGTATGCATACACAACTTGCATTATGCTGATCCAAAGATCACAGCCTGCAAAGAAGTGTGCTCATAACTGTCCCATCACAGGAATTCCTGAAATTTGAAAACTAAAAGATCAATGtgtgagatgaaagaaaacCCGCTTCTACATCCAATATATAAAATCTCCCTGTGGCTTGCTCTCTCTGAAAAGTGGGACATATCAGActagctacagaaaaaaatctgtggcACAGAAACACACTTACTCATTGAGAAGAGCAGCTCGTGTTGTATACATTTTTCCTGGCTTGTTACCGTCTGGATCATACCACTCTTTGGTATTAAATCTCTCTGGGGGTATTTCTACTGTGCAGTTTTTGCCTTCCTCCAGCACTTTCCAGAAATTGTCAATTCCTTCACCTATTGTACAAAtaggaaaacatgttttactCCACCTCAATATTAACAAGTGACCGTGCCTTTCAATATTTAATCAGCATCCTGCTTTGTATTTACTCAAAACTTACCTCCGGGAAAGTTGCAGGCTATTCCCACAATAGCAATTTCATCTCCTGTCTCCATCTTCATCATCTGGGCAGCAAAGTGTAGTTAGAAATATACAACTTTACATTAACCGTAAGATAAATATTAGTTTAAAAGATTATCATCACATAAGTACACAGATTTGCTCAAAGGTTGGCTTATTTTGATTGCCCTGTTTTTGGCTGCAGTGAGAAAGGTGGCCAGACCTTAGGAGTGTTTCTCATTAACACTCTGCATTTAGAGGAAAGTCCCTAACTAATTCCCCAGACTCCCTAACACACAGACCTCTCTTTTTACTCTTTAGCCTCTGATACACCCATCACCACCTCATCTGCTCTTCAGCGGAAAGCACAGTTCCCAAACAGGTTCTGCGTGTTACCAGTTAAAATCAGACCAGCTAAAGAGCCAACAGACAATCAGATAAGGGAAGGAACAAAAGTTGCTTCATCCACTCTCTGAAAAAGcgcatgaaaagaaaatcctattCTTGGCAGGGCTTTGGCGGATCCCATGGCTGCCTACCTTTTCTCTAAACTGCCTCTTACTGGAGAGGTTCAATGAGAGAACAGACTATGCTCAAAGCCACCAACAGCAAGCCTCTGTATTCCTGACACTGAGCAATTTGCAAATAGCACCGCTACAGCCTCTGGAGTCACTTGCCTTGTATCCCATCCACAGCTTCAAAGAGAAAGCTTGTGATAAAtgagaaatttaaaagaaatccatGACGTTTTTCAACTAACATTAAGGTAAGGGAAAAAATTGTATCAAATGAAATTTCTCAGCATAGATTTCAAAGATTCTTTTGtcagtttctttgtttaattctGGGAATTTAAATTGGGAGACAAAAATGAATTCCATCCAAAGAATCCTGCCTGAAAGCCCTTGCTGAGAAGATTCACAGtgaaagggttttttttaaacacaagcaTCTTGTAGCATCATAGCAGAGTAGGTCCCAAAGAGCCCTTCAGACTTACTGACTGCtttgaaggagaaatgaagCTGATTCACTGTCCAACAGATCACCTCTATGATTTCAAGGAGGTTATCTTTGGAATGGGTAATTAAAACAACTCTTAAGATTCATACTGTGCGATAAAAAGTTAGGGAACAAACTAGCATATACAAGCAAGTCAGGATCTAGCTTTCTAGtattaaattctattttaacAGTCATAGTAAATGTAAAATGCCATAAAATGTTTACTTCTGGTTCTTTCCTAATCTCCTGTTTTTAAGactggagatcccttccaaataGTCGGAAATAAATATGATCTTAAACACATCTATTACTTAGGATTTTTTCCCCTACACTAACCTCACATTCTAGTTTCTATTCCTATCAAGCTCTTCATTAATTTACATTTTGAGTTTCAGCTttgatttatttccatttcacaaTTTAAGCACTATTAAATTTGTAgttaaatttgcttttcatttccacttttGCTCTATTGATTTCCGTGTTATTTCTATTGCATATTTTAATTCACTGCTAACCTAAAGTGGCAAAGCCCAACACAGATACTCTTACCACAAAGATATGTGAAAGCGCTTGTTTTAAGTTAGGACCTAAATAGCATTTAATAGGACAAAATAAGGGATTTCTCCTTTTAACATTAAATATGACAGCTACCATTGAAAAATGTAACTCTTACCTTATGTGATTCCAGTAGGGGTGAGTGACAGGCTGAGTCTCTAGAAGTCCCTTATATAGCATTCTGGGAGGTTTCTTATTCAAATGCATGCTAAAACGTAGCAAAAATGTGAACgccttttagaagaaaaacagtaactGAGTAATTACATTATGATTAGTCAGCTGCCCTCTCCCTGACTAAAGTTCAAAGCTCCCTCCTTGAAGGTAGTAAATGCTTAAAGAAATCAAGTTTTACAtcaggacaaaaataaaaatgtggttCAGGCTTTTGTGGTTCTGTCTCCTCAGCCCACTGGGGAGCTATAGCCACCTACCAGTAGCTTCTGGTTTCTGGGTTAAAGTCTGTAAGCCAAACAGTTAGGAGAGTGTCCACCACCAAAATGTTCAACTGGACCTACCCATCAAACAGCAGTTTTCCCCTCTTTTTGGCCATAGTCTTGCTTATAAATCCACAGACCTCTTCAGCAAGCAATGCCAAAATGTGATGTGCCTGTGCAAAAAATGACACAGCTCCCAAATGtattaatttgcttttgctttctcccaGAGAGTCACAGGGGATCTACCAACAGAATTTACGCAGTGCTGGTAATATTTGgaattttctgctgtgctgggaataattaaaaaagaaaacaaaaacccaacacgTTAGTAAAGGTGGATAGTAATATACCATGGTTCTAGAAAACTGTATAATTCCCTTACTGATTCTATACACCAAACTAAGATGTCTGATGGTGTCTCTGAGTcacctatttttttcttgtgggaTGTGCCTGCACTGGATTGGAAAGCAACATGGTTATGTTTTGTGCCTCTTacaaagagaaatcaaaagagaaatcaaagagaattcaaaaaaagcaagaattatCGATTGGTCAaggtaaagaaggaaaaggaaaaaacaagcaggTGAAGCAAAGGCAATCGCTAGCCACCTCTCATGTGCATACTGATGAGCTGTGAGACTCTGAGCAATGGCCACCTTGGTAAAACTCCACATAGTTTTATCACAGAGCATGGTGTTATATTCTATGGGATATCTCCTGGGCTAATTCAGGTCACACATCCCAGATGTGACCCCTGCTCATCTGTCTTCATGCTCATCCCCAGACTATTCATAGAAGTAGCAGAATGATAAAGACTTGATGCTCAAGATCTAAAACAGAGATGTATTAGCAACCCCTTTTTGGTAACAAATCTAAACCACAGCACCATACAGGCTGCTGTGGAAAAAATTAACTCCATCCCAACCAAACCCAGTACGCAGCCACAGGCAGAGGaaaccagcacagaacagaacagaaatccaCCACAGAGCATAAAGACTTtttggacagaaaaaaagatgcgCAAGAAAATGCTCCACGCAGCCTCTGGACATATAGTACAGGTGAAGATGTGACTGCCTCACTGTTTGTATGAGTAGTTCAGCAGTTGCTCTGTTCTATAGGGTCTCGGGCAAAAGACACAGAAATTAGGCAAGTTCtacttttgctgttgtttttaactttgaATCTTCTGAAGGTTCAGACCTCAGTTTATAGCACTGTTTATCTGTGTAGTTACTGTATAAATGAAAAGGCCTACGACTTTCTGCATCCTCCAAAATTCACTGGCAATTTTTTCTCCCAGTCTAGGGAATGGTATTTGCTTGACCAAGGCATGGTTCTACTGTCACACAGCCTGGACTGAGAATAAAAGCTCTCTCTACTGCATTcagaaaacaatcagaaatCATACTATGCTGCTTTGAAAACCTAAGTCTGCCCTAAGTTAGAAGCCTGtcttttactgtaaaataatgTCGTAAACATAAAATTACTCATGACCACAATTGATACTGACGTTACATGAAACAAAGCTGCTTCCCGAAAAGGCAGCTGATATATCATCACACAGAAATATCAAGTACAAAGAACATATGGCTTCCTTTAAAAGCCATAAAAAAGTTCAAAGTGTGAAGCAAAATGGCATTCCTTGGCACCTTACAGCATAAAAGATTAACCTAGAAGGAAACGTATCCTAATATTCAGCACTGTAATATTAATATTTACTCTCAGATCACTCCtttataagaaatatttcctgtaaACAGACTATATGGAAATGGCAGGTGTGTGGATCATGAAGtggatggccagcagggacagtgaggtgattgtccctctctattctgccctcataaggccccatctggagtgctgCGTCCAGGTATGtggcccccaacacaagaaaggcagagaactgTTGGAGAGGGCCCataggagggccacaaagatgatcagagggctggagcacctcccctacaaagacaggctgagggagctgggcttgttcagcctgaagaaggcTTTGAGGTGAcatcattgcagccttccagtacctaacaGGAGCCTATGAGCAGGAGGGGAGACAACTCTTTGAAAGGATAGATAacagcagggcaaggggaaataaatagttttaagttgaaggagggaagatttaggttgaatatcagggggaagttctttactgtgagagtggtgaggttctggaacaggctgcccagagaggctgtggatgccccatccctggaggtgttgaaggctgggttgcatggggccctgggcagcctggtctagtattaaatgtggaagttggCGGCACTGCCTGCAGTAGGAgtgttggagcttgatgatccttgagatccctttTAATCCAAgccaatctatgattctatgaagttgGGTTCAACTGCAGATTTAAACACTAAACGGTGCGCACATAAATTGAAGAGTCTTTACAAAGAATTGCCCACTGACCAATTGTCACTCTAGACTGTGACAGTACAGTCATCGGGAAGATGAGTGTCTAAGTGTCCTTTACAGCCTGTGGACATACAGTCCACAAAAGTAGAGGAGTTTTGCAGAGAGCTGGCCTTTTGACCAATGCAGTTTCCAGCCTCCCATTCACAACATTTAGACCTCCAAAAACAATGAGAACTTAGACAGCTCACTCACATAAAATTACCTACACTACAGACATCTAAATGTAGGTGAGATGGATGTCATTGATACCACTCCAAGTAGAGGCACTGGAATGATCCAGAAAATGGACAGAAAGGACTCTCAGTAAGTGAACAATTTCTATCCAAGAAAGGTAAATGGGAAGTAGGAGCAATGGgtacatttttctcttaaaaacagTAATCTCAGAAGATCCCTCGCCTAACAGGAAAGATTTCTCTAAACAGTATTCCAGTAGGTGACCAGCAAGGAAAAAGAGTGAAGATACAAGATCTGAATGcgcaacagcaacagcaacagtgggCTATTTTGCTTGGTCACGctgataacaaaaaaatacGTATGCCTCGGCAATCTTGACTGACGTGAGAAGGAGATAATTTTGCCAACATTCTCTTGTTACAGGAAAAATGGCACAGATATTGATTAGCAGAAAGTTTCCATCCATGTGAAGTATACTGTTATTTTCCCGTAATAAGCTATGAAAGTTTATGGGTTATATAGGTAACATCATAAATGCTAGAATTATATCATTTGTTCCCCTTACTTGACCCTACCGGGAATTTTACAAGGAAGCTTTCGAAGGTGTAATATAACAACACCTGCAAAGGCAATATCCCCATCACTGATAAGATAACGTTTAAAGCGGTTGACTTCTTACAGTTTCCACTGAagttctgaaataatttatatttattgaggaaaaaaattctaTAATTCTTATAAAGGGAGTAGTGATGCAAAAGTTGATGAGGTTCTCCATTATCCTCACATTACGTAGTACTTATGGCCCTCCAGGGTTTTAAAAGTGTAATTTAGAGCAGTTTTCGTTATTCTGAAATCACTGTGCAGACAGGAATTATTACTTATGGCAGCTCTAAAAGAAATATTCCCAGAGCTTAAACAATACAATCAAGCAGCTCACCTTGTCTTCCTGGTAACCAGTATTAACAAGCTGAAATTCCAACCACCATTCCCATGTGCAGGGGCTcctctaaaagtaatgcctcctattctaATATGTTGGCCCAAGATGtcaaaggcagatgttggtggtatagcAGGAGAGGtagaaccttcccaccaatatcccaaTATCCCAATATCCAATATCCCAATAACACCAATATGTTGTTGCCATATGACACACGGCAGCacaggggcagtctgacagaatggtgtctggCGTACAAGTACATATGCAACAAAGttgtggaactgaattcctccatgctgaAAAATTTGCACCCATcgacattcattgatgcttgctgaatatttatggagaccagaTGTAAGGATATGGagatatggatatggatatggagATGTAAACACAGGTGTATAATTGGTGCTGTCTGGGATGAAATCAGGGCACAGGGGGGGTGGCGCCCACTCAAGCTGTGGCAGATAATGGCAAATTTTGATACTTTGCCTAAATACAGTCctgcaaacagtgaaaaatatgcagtcttgttttctgtttggataAAGGGATTTGAGAATAAATTTCAAGATTGCTGAAAAGACTCACCAATTTTTGGTATTTGCG
The window above is part of the Coturnix japonica isolate 7356 chromosome 2, Coturnix japonica 2.1, whole genome shotgun sequence genome. Proteins encoded here:
- the LOC107308972 gene encoding highly reducing polyketide synthase cnsI-like produces the protein MMKMETGDEIAIVGIACNFPGGEGIDNFWKVLEEGKNCTVEIPPERFNTKEWYDPDGNKPGKMYTTRAALLNEFNTFDNQLFGINSMEAESMDPQQKLLIECTYKALEDAGVPVEAISGTKTGVFVGLMNRDFEIIRSKSVSEINHYAGTGSAMSIAANRVSFTFNLTGPSLTVDTACSSFLFALHYALRAIKSGDCEAAICGGVNSIIVPSTFVSLSKAKMISPDGMSKPFSKKADGYGRGEGCGVVLLKPLKKAMEDHSKIWGVINISAVNQNGRSITPITRPSQVEQEKLLRSIYEGRVDPSVVQYIEAHGTGTAAGDPTEAASLGNVICKNRPSQVPALKIGSVKGNIGHTESAAGAAGLIKVLLMMHHGKIVPSLHYSKEMSSIDTEKLNLAIPTAVEPWEDSSEYGRVAGINCFGFGGTNAHVVVRQVKQTEPLPAYKRPLELVLLSAASAKSLQMTMVDMAEHLSTRSCISLPSLAYTSACRRSHINYRYRKAFVANSLQHLQQEVMSAASTDFGMSKVEPQLVFVFCGNGVTLKEFSEALLNSEPVFRDKCKEIEALFQKHAPISLLPARGRSSKELLNPELSQPMLFALQVALASLLKYWGIKPVAAVGHSVGEVAAAHFAGYLSLADAVKVIYHRSRLQAKTAAGRMLVVGNIPVQEIAEYLRSNLGRVCIAAFNSPVSCTLSGNPDDVDLVQKDLAEAFSHRNIFLHVLNVPAAYHSPSMDVILGELERSIDPLEEQKGDIEVISTLTGAAASANDFSRGKFWAQHTREPVAFSQAIETAARGWENVVFVEISPHRVLQRNIKETLGKVTKVFSSLQSDSEYQVLFSLVGNLFELGYNPNWQHFYEGYQSVPVTIPRYQFDRKRAVPSLDTHQQAKPSDVSSSHPLIYVSNSDNTEFGSLLSQETTSYLYEHKNNGVALVPGAFYVELALACVMNSSGPKVPLSACQLSISFSAPCVLTQSSQVLNIKLSPQKAVTTFEILSSSNAVYASGQVRKVPEADVEESTISFQEVYHRCTSVISTEEIYEALSQVGFQYGSIFRQLRDVHYCQELKEAITSIRVNKETLGEMYSYCIHPVLLDCFMQMTAVMISRTQQSRAGFPSGIGSLVVLRPLEEEMMIYMRTSKSIGNCFEVCGCFMDKHGSVLAELKRVAITFMKPASSKDNEFMFENKWSEISPSKMTGRLEAVPRVLVFADKFGIAEQLRKYLHPDSRYVMYEDWESVLDDHAGNKMKAEVEDYDEVLFLWGIQKVNEEFPSKAVDQLSKCCEAYRQVIVALREKGSHCSIRVISYRTTERNVDHVNCGFVLHGMTRTCVVEVPEITFQIIDLSSSSSLDISALSDVLVKHRGNDYPEIYISQGRIYASEIKRTPFVDADYSQHVRSVQNSEAFTLYTADPYSAKDLSAELFTSTATHLENQSVEIQVDKICIHSEDYFPISVSSRNFGNTLYWNSQAADKHRLLALDFSGTVTAIGTAVKKIKVGDHVVSCYPAGASSRIQVPGAVCLNVKKFPCFQSVPCVSYFIVAWEILNQRLPKGKYGRTLGIISTEPSSVFCCVLSVAAEEVGWKTVLARPTPDMLQHIKACNALVVLPPAGRLSQEDLAHMYCLKDVVIVCGHQQSECIQNVGGLDHGNIRFHIIILSSIFQKASLKELQKAVQVWISSLDMKRFRYLPGSVFQQSENFGRLQSAMCSFTCKSVPLAVLRKQKDISVVSDIPLYESKKKIFKQNAVYVVAGGLTGLGFETVKFIAANGGGCIAILSRKIPSKEKQDEMRDLQLKYEGSKIVSVQCDITLTSDVEESFQIIVKLFQGCPIKGVFQSAVALHDGRLEVLKFADFQKVLSPKVAGTLNLHWATRGEQLDYFVCYSSVTSFLGNSTQANYAAANSFLDVFCLYRRNCGLSGQSINWGALNLGILLNQTQIQNILGSKGIDILEVHEIHEYLKKSLLSNNPQQAVVKLNFKTLLNHVFIRIISLKNRFTSLMLEEFGGKLETSEKSQVQDTAAVKSEDYITSVMADLTGLNPDELTMNTPLSSLGIDSMLAMTIQNRIFQDRKVDVPLLKLLDPHTTLSSLVVVLGETTSADGTVEKEMSAVVSGERKIRL